The Rissa tridactyla isolate bRisTri1 chromosome 6, bRisTri1.patW.cur.20221130, whole genome shotgun sequence DNA segment ATGAACTTTAACAGTACCTTGACTGTGCTCTGCAAATGCAGCACAGGCATGCTATCAGATTACTATGCAGACATAGTAAAATGCACCAAGAaacatttctgtaggaaaaattGTGGCAACCCACCATCTCCCTCTGACTTTCTCCCATTAACCACAGCCATAGCAAAATTATTAGCAAAATAGCAAAGAATCACCCAGATATGCCAAGCAATAGAGAAGCACCCAAAGGAGAAAacttccagtgatttttttttttctactggctGAATTGTGTCTGTACTGGCCTGATGGGATGTTTTGCACCTGTATCTGCCACGTATCTTCTCTATTTTAGATGTTTCCTTTGTCCTGCTGCGCACTactcagtttcttttccttctctgttccttACTGGCCATGTCTcttgttttcacattttctaaCACTTGGCTTATTTCCTTTTAACTAAAGCCACATTCCAACTTATATATCTGAAGGAAACTGGATCTCTGACAACAATGTGATATTTTCACCATTCTTGTTCATTCATCCTGTTTCTGTTTTGTCACACTGGGGCAGAGCATTGGCATGATGTGCAGGCCAGTGAGCTTGTACTTCGTGATTGATCTTTAGGCACTAATGTAATAAACCAAAATAATAGCAATCATATGAAAATTTTTTTGTGTTAACTTAAATCTTTGGAGTGTGGATGAAAGTAGTCTGGATCTTGCACCTATATTTATGTGGCACATTAAACAGTAGGTTTCAGCATGTGCATTCAGAGTAGATACTAACACTTAAGTGTGAATGACATGGCCTTAAGAACACAGAAGGTGTTGCCATGCAGACCAGATGCATGAGGATGAAGTACATGAGCTAGCTCAGCTCTTTGCCTGGTCCCATACAGGaaaccaggggaggtttagattggatattaggaaaattttttacactgaaagggttataaagcattggaacaggctgcccaggaaagtggttgaggcatcatccctggaggtatttaaaagacaggtggatgtagtgcttagtgatatggtttagtgctggtttttgtcagtattaggttgatgcttggactagatgatctgaaaggtcccttccaacctagggaattctatgattctaaatacagTCATGGCAGTTGCAGTTCCACTGGAGGACACAGCTTTTCTTCACTTGAAGATGTTATGAAGACAGAAAGGGGTACTGATAGCAAAGTAACAAGTATATAAGAAGTTCAGAGAACACACCAGATGCCTAAAAAGTAGTCTCAAGTAAAGGCAAACTGTAAGGCAGGCAGTTCCCTGAAACAGAAGTATGTTCAGTAACTTTGCAGACTACTGAACAAATACAAGCAGCCCATAAGCATCTACCAATAATATATTCTTGCTCCTAAATTGACAGATAGGGCACAGTAGTCCTAGTGATTGATTCTGGATCAGTGCAAAGAATGCATCattatttctggtatttttcaaTTGTGTCTAAGACTCAAAATTTGAGAAAGGAGCTAAAAAATTACAGTGACCCCAAACTGAGGAGCTCTCGCTTCAGCTTTTATGCGTACCCTTTAAAACAGTGTACTATAATACTATGAATAACATATACAGGCAGAATACACTGAAGGCTGGCTATTGCTCTCTTTAGAGTCAGTGTCTGGGCCAGTGAAATGCGTGTCATAGAGAAGAATTAATGTAAAACAAAATGCTTGATGTGGTACATAGTGAGTTCACTTAATCCCTGTATTTGGAAGTCACTGTTGATCTTATCAGCATTGGAAAATGCACTGCCCTCCCCCTGCTTAACACGACCCAGATCCAGCAAATCCATAGAGTACATCAACTTTAATTTCCTGTTAATCATGGACATGCAGCGCACTGGGTCAGAATATTTAAAGAACAATATGATTTATCCCCATCACTGAGCTGGTTATCCAAACAATCCTCTAAAGTGCACAGGATATGAGTGTAAAACTGAGCCTTGCTTATGTTCTCTCACGAGGGAAATGAGAAGCTCTCTGCTTTAGCTTGCTATGTAGGGTGCCTTGGTATTTGTGAAGCTGCCACAGCTCAGGGGAAAAAGTAACAACATAATTAACAGTGCAGCAGTGTTTAGCAACATTCCTTCTAATCTTTGTAGGAGTAGGAGCCTTCAGACTCCAGCCAACATATTCATCATCAATCTAGCTATTAGTGACTTCCTGATGTCCATTACGCAGTCTCCAGTTTTTTTCACCAACAGCCTCCGCAAACACTGGATTTTTGGTGAGAAAGGTTTGTATATGTTCTTTCTAAGTTATCACTAAGTATGTTCTTACCATAGTGGCAATTAATCTACTATTTCCTTATCCTCAGTACACTTGCAGTGTTGAGAACATTTCTCAACATTGTTTCAATTTTAACACAAATGTTTCTCTGAACATTTTTGTCTGTGTGCAATAAACACATTCCCACTATGGAGAGGAAAATTATATACTGTGAGATAGATACAAAGGTGACATTGGCATAGGACTAGTCTCCTTGCCAGCATTCTTCCCAAATCATCTTAACTTAGTTACTGGCAGAGTCCTGCAACAAGGAAGCACCACACCTCAACACACCAGCTTAAAAGCTCTTCTAAATAACCTGCTCTGGTACTTGCACCTAGCACAGTGAGGCAAGAAAGCCTGGAAAAAGTCAGTTTTCACAACAGAAGTATTAACTGAACATTTCCTGTGCAGTAAGAAAATGTGGAATAAAGGTGCTTTCATTCTTGCTATATAACTGTAGTAAGAGTAAGACTAGTCTCAGGTATTGACAGAGAGGAAGGTCAGAGCAGTAATGTTGCTATTTTGATTTCTGATGACTActaaacccactttttttttagcGTTCAATGGCATACatgttagaataaaataaaaccaaacccaaaccaaaaccaaaaaaaatccaaacccctgCTTTTAATCATTAGGTTGTTTGAATAATTAAAATCACTCATTAATATATTCATAGTCTGCATATTTACTGCAGCTATGCTGACCTTGAGATATAAATGTTTCCATGATATCAAAGTAGCTATTAAGTAGCCACTACTTTTTGTTAAGCAAAATAGCTGTTTCTACAGAAGCTGCAGTAAAACTGGAGTTAAACAAGATATTAATGGACTGCTGAAATGATTCCACTAGAAACATGAGATATCAGTGAGTGAAAATGTTTAGTATCACTGTCTCCAGCAATTCAAGCAAACAAAATCTTTGAAGTTTATCTCCATGGATAATGTAATTAGCAAGACAGACAGCAGCTTTGAAATATCATTTCAGCTGCAGGAAAACTGAAGTTCCATTGCTTTACAAATTCCAGAAGACATTAGTTCACAAGACACACAGACTTGAACTCTCCCAGAAATTAATTAGCATGGGTAGATTAATTTCACTGCTACTTCTGTCATCTTCATTGAAAGGCTGTGAGCTGTATGCCTTCTGCGGAGCTCTTTTTGGCATTACATCTATGATCACTTTGATGGTGATTGCCTTGGACAGATATTTTGTCATCACAAAACCTCTGGCTTCTGTTGGAGTGACATCTAAGAAGAAGGCCCTAATAATCCTGGTAGGAGTCTGGCTGTACTCTTTGGCTTGGAGCCTCCCGCCCTTCTTTGGATGGAGTAAGTGAAATGgaataaaagttttttttccctcatagcATTGGATTAAAGACCAGTTACAGGTATAGACGAGGGTTGAATTAATGGCTTGCACACTAGGCTCGAATAAATCTATTTGAAGAAAACTGATAAAATACATACTGAAACTGAAGATCTctattcaaaagagaaaaaattcagCCTGTGTTACAGCATATTACACAACAATGGCACTTTTCCATAAGCTCATTACTTACTGAATAAAGAACAGTAGATAAAATCAAGGCCAAAATTTATGAAGGATGTGCCTGCTTATTATCCCATACCTACTTCTGTTGAGCCAAATTCAAcaatataaaagtaaaataaatgtatttttctcttttctgatcacttttttcctccccaaagggGCTCTGGAAGCTAGTCATGTCAATCTAAATTTCTTTATTCGTGTAAGAAAGGAATACAGTCTGACTATTTTGAGCAAGTGCATCTCCAATAAGTCTTAACTGTGTTCTAGATGGGTAAATTGCACTAGGTGTGGGTCACATTCTCCAGTCAGCTATTGGTATTTTCACTAAGGCTTCCAATAAGGATGGCATTTAGTAATAACTAACTaatttgcttttgtaaatgtGAATTTTATGCCTGCAAATTGGAACACATATACAGCATCTTGATCCGTGCGACTTGTAACAAAGAGTTTCTGTAACAACAGAATCTGCCTCACTACCATTAATTTGATTCCTGTGAGTCACCAGTTTCAGTCAGTAAGTTAGAATGAACTCATCACTCAAAACCCCAGACCATTATTGTGCTCCCTAATTCCAGAAGAGAATGTGTCAGCTCAGCTGAGGTGAGAATATAGCAATGTTTCATTTTCCCAAAGGATGCTGCAACCAACTCAGCTACTGAGTAGAATTtaagcagatttttattattgTCTTGTTATTGTCATCCTGGTCCTCCACAAACATGAAGCATGTTTAAGCAGGCAAACTGCAATACTGGGAGAAGCAGCCTTTGGTTGAATGAGGAgctgttagaaaaataaaacGACAATATAGTCTTACATTCTAGATTCTTAATTGGAGAAGGCAGAATAATTGCTTGAAGGGTGTTGTTATCTTGTAATTAGATTCTAATAGTATCCACATTACTAACTCTCATATGGTAATTAGATGCATCTGAGCACATCTGGTGCAATATTTTTAAGAGTTCAACAGAAAATATCACTGTAAAcagtcaaaattaaaatataaacataaaaagaCATTGCTGTTGGCAATTTCTTTACTTAACAGTTCGACACGGTTCCTTTAAGGAGATTATATTTTATGTCAGGCAAAATATTATgtatgtatgatttttttttttacttgtactccacaacaaaattaatttgatctGCACAATAAATCTCTCTCCTTTGCACAGCAAATTTATCTTATCTGCACAAACTTAAAAAAGCAGTAGCTACAGTAATCAGTTTCATTTCACTCCTTGGGAAGACTGCAATTTGACAGGAAATGGAGATACTTAAAAACAATATGAGTCTGATCCAAGACCCACTGAAGTATTTGGAGAGACACCCTTTGACTACGTTGAGCTTTAAACAATATtcaagaactgaaacaaaattattcaGTTTTCCAATATGAAGCCTTAGACCACTAAACATAAATACAATAGGgtaacacagcaaaagaaaaaaaaagaaagaaaaaagaggtgcTTTCAACAAATGATCATGcatcctttaaaaatcttttcccctCTAATAGAATAGGACTAAATCTCATGTTATTCTGAGTATCTTTTTCTAACTCCTGCACTTAGAATAAGAATCACTTCAGGGCTTATGCCTtctcctgtctttctttttaGGTGCATATGTTCCCGAGGGTCTGCTGACTTCCTGTTCCTGGGACTACATGACGTTCACACCATCAGTCCGTGCCTACACGAtgttgcttttctgctttgtctttttcaTTCCTTTGATTGCTATCATATACAGCTATGTCTTTATATTTGAAGCTATCAAGAAGGCCAACAAGTAAGTAGCCAACAGTCTTAAGTTTTTATGCTTCTGTTTAAGTGACTGCTTATTTTCCTAAAACAAAGACTAACAGAAGAAAATTGgtaaatttttcacttttaatttgtATGCACGACTGAGACAGGAAATCAAACAAGAATTCTGTCAACAGCCAACATGGTAAGAAGTATGATCCTTAGAAGGCCCATTCCTGAATTTAAGCCAGAGCCATTCAGTACATCGTCTAATAGTGTGGAAAAGAGTATGAATAGCAACAGCAGAAATCTGAAAGACAAGAAAGGACTACAGAAATTAACCAACCAAAAGAAATACTAAAGGGACTTCAGAGACACCTAACAACAGTGTATCAACAACTATTCCACAGAAAAATAGATGGAATTGAACCACAAATTCCATGTTTGACAAAAGGTGAAAAAGAGGTAAAGATATCAGCATATCTAGTCACATAGTTCAGAAGTACAGAGTGAGAGTAAGGTGGCAAAATCAGACCTAGGGAAGCAAAGACTTCTTTAACTGTATTTAATGTAGCATTGTTCAATACCTGATTTATGTGGAAATTCTTCTGGTACGGGACTATTTTCTTCACTGAACACATGTGAATTTTGCCACTGATTTGTGCAACAAAAGTGCATTGAATTCTGAAGGTCCAGTCACATACATACATTAACACACGTTAAAAGTGCATGACTTTTAGCATGAACTAGCATAAGAGTAATTGTTGCTCCATTTTATGAAGCTATTTGCTCAATTCCCTACCtttgtttttgctgttgtgtGTTTATTTCCCCTAGGTCTATTCAGATGTTTGGAAGCAAACACGGAAATAAAGAGTTCCAGAAACAGTATCAGAGGATGAAAAATGAGTGGAAGATGGCCAAAATTGCACTGATTGTCATCTTGCTTTATGTTATTTCCTGGTCACCATACTCTGTTGTTGCTCTGGTAGCTTTTGCTGGGTAATTATGAATGTATCAGCAAAGGAATATTCAGTGAAACCAAAACGTGTGAAATTGTACAAGACAGATGAAACTCAAAGCTACCTGTCAAGTACTAGGATATCAGAACTATCTGAAGTTTATTTAGCACCAAAATGCTACATAAGGGGCCCAAAAAGATCCATCCAGGGgttaattctcttttctttctccacttcTTTTATTTGTTAAAGTCTATTCATTTTCTTGTGCTACATCAAAATGCTAAAATTCCTTACATGTATAAGCAAGTTCAAAATCAGTACCTAATTGCACTGGGGATCTTTTCGATGCTGGATATAAAAGATCATAAATATAAATCATCTAAGCATGTTCTTGATCTAATTAATTGTCAGACGTTTATACAGAAATTTCAGCAAAAGCATGATGCTATTAATACAGTATCTGTACATGGCTTGACACCAGACAACAGTTAATACAAACCAGGTACAAGTAATGGACTGGGAGTCTGAATGCCTTGGCTCCATGAGGATATTTCTGCCATGTTAACATGTGAAtcttcctgtgcttcagtttAGCCTTTGTAAAATGGGTGTGACTATCTGCTTTACAAAGTCAGCTGCAAATCCTCAAGTGGAAGACTCCTATGACAGTACAAAACActtctatttgtatttttcaagtCAGAAATATAAAGTAGGTCTTCCTAAAATTAACACACAGGATAAATTTACTTACAATGGAGTATTCTGGGAGGCAGGGGTGATTTTTGTTACACACCTAAGGAAGAAGCCACTGGAGGGCCTCTTCTCAAACATAGCTTAGGAAGGCATATTTTCttatgcttaagaaaaaaaaaatgctaaaagagGATTCTCTCCCCTTGTATCCAGAGGGGCAATTTCAAGCAACAGCAAACATTTTCTCCATGAAGGTAAACAGGTTCCTCACTCAGAAATGTGAACCTTAGAATGGTTCCAGTGCCCCATTTCCTGTCACAGGGGGACTTAGGTACTGGGCACCCACCACTGGTGATATGTGACCAgccagaggcagaggaagagcaAGAAGACAAAGAAATGCAGCACAGCTACCTTGCAGAACTACTTGCTCTAAGatacctcaaaaaaaataaatgaggagaTGCTTTAAGCTAAGCATTTTAGCTATGTGGGGCTGTCCCATATGAGTCAGCATCTACTTCAGGAACTTAACTTGGCTTCTAGCCCATGTCTCGTACTGAAAAAACAAATAGACAGTTTTATAACTCTACCGTATGTAACAAATGAGCTTTTGCAAATTTTGCTCATGAAGACGTGTGGTGAACAACACAGCttcatttagcttttttttccatttctgaactATGCCTTTTAGGCAATCCTTCTGGGATTTTTCAGAGATTAACAGACCAAGCCTGGAGGCCTTCTGTGAACTTTTTTACAATGAACTCAGACAAAATCACCACATGCCAGTGTGTGGCTATAGTCTTGGACTAAAGACAACTCATCTGACAATACAACAACATACACAAAGTGAAGGAAGGACCTTAAttcctttagaaaatattttggatgGGCAATACTAAGCTAGTACACAGTTATGCTCACTAATGTTGCTGGTCTACAGATTGTATTTTCTGGGAGTGGTTAGCTTAAACAAAAGCCTTTGtcactgtttgtttttgttaGCTGAACTCTCCATCAGTCTTAGCAAAGCACTATCTCTCTCAACTCAGGGACAAAAACTCCATTCCAGCAAGGTCATACTGTTATGTGTTCTCCAGACTCTGTGAAGAACTACACTTCTAACCAATGCTTTAAAAGTATGATTAGGAAAAAACATGTCAAAAATTGTATATGGAGAACATGCTACTTGGACAATTCTTATCAGAGAAAAGCTTTAAATTAGAGGTGAAATGACATCTCAACATTCAGGCATCTGACAAAATGATTCCTGTATTACCATTGGCAAACTATTTCCACCTCATCACAGAGCATAAATATTCCCATAGTGTGATGAAAAGTTTCTTCACCAGGAAGATGAGCTGCCACCTATTTATGCAATTCTCTTCATTGTTTGCAGCGCTCATATGAGAGACCTTCTTTTGAGAGAGGATTGAgaggaaaatctgttttctcccATAATATTACAGGAATACAAGACTAATTGAAAGATGGAGCTTAGACTGTCTTCTCATGAAGAAGAGTACTGATAAAGAAAGGATGTTATCCTTGGGAGGGAAGACTGACTTTCTGGGCCATTTCACTTAGAACTCTTTCTACCAATGCAGGAAGAGGTCTTCATAGCCTCTAAGCAGGTCTATGTAGAATCTGCCTGGTAGAAACTGACTATGaaatgttattgttatttttgtctgAGCTGTTCTATTGAATTTCTTCTGACCAAGACCTTATGGGCTACTTCAAGCTATCTTCAAAAATTAAATGGCTGATAGCAGCATGGCAGATAGACATCAATCATAATTCTTTCATCCTTTAGAGTCACATGACCTGCATATATCCATGGTCACAGTAACACATGTGCATAGCAAATGACACTTGAAAATACTTCCCCTTCACTTTTTAGTTCAGATCAGGCAAAAAATAAAGTCTGAATTGGAAAATGCCTCATTCTGCACACCTATTTGATGACATATTACTCAGCAAGTGTATCTGCTGAGTTTGGAACAGATAGATACTCTGATGAATGCAGTTTCACTTACTGAAGGCTGACTTTGTCCCTAGGGTAAATAACATGGGAATTACCACCATCCTGAGTCATAGCAGTGAAGTGCTGCAAGAGAAGCCCCATGAAAATCATGTTTCTCAGAAATGAAATTAGGTGGATGTTGATCTTTCCAGTCAAAGGATGTAGAATTTGTTCTCTCATTGTCTGGGTACAGAACTTCCCCTTTTACTCTCTCTGAAGCACTAATAAAGCATTGTGTTGTCAGTGTATAACTGCATAGACTACATAGAACTCAATACTAAATATGGAACGCATTTGCATTACTCCAGGTATTCCCACGTCCTAACACCCTACATGAACTCCATACCAGCTGTGATTGCCAAAGCTTCTGTCATCCATAACCCCATCATTTATGCCATTAGTCACCCAAAATACAGGTAAGTTCACTTTTATAAAATACGTTTAATAtagcaaagaaaatcaaacagTAACTGTCACTTTTAGGACTAGTACCTGAACTCTGCTTCATCTGTTCATTTTACGTCTGCAAGACAGCCTCGCCCTCCCCAAGAAAACTTCCCAATGCCACATAAATGTCAGAGGAATTTGTACTTGGAACGAATTACTGTGCAGATGGGAGTTAGAGATGTTTATGGATACTGATCTGTACTTACAGATTACATAATAAAGGATAGAGACCTTCCCACCTCAAAGGAAAGCACCATAAATTTAACTATCTTCATGAGAGATGCAGACATTTGTCAGTGTCGCAAATGGCAGTTTGTTACATTAACCAGGCCAGCGAGAGATGCAATTCAATAAGTCAATCCACCTCTTCCCCATTTGTGCATCTTCTCCACCCTTCAAGCTTTTATATTTCAGATAGTATTTTTTCTGAGTTGTAACATCTAGGGTCATTACCATATCAAGTTCAGATGCAGACTGTGAGATCTAATGGATGGCAGCAGAGCCATATATATGCTGTTGTTTCATCCTTTACAAAGACCTACTGGGGAATTGGATAGAGAAGAGGTGGGCGTGAACATCTAAGTGTGGAAggccaggaggaagaggagagctagGTAAAAGTGTTTTGTTATGCTGCATGtgagaaaagaaatactgtaaaataactACACTTTTTGCACAACTGTACAGATAGCCGGCAGACAAATGTGTAAGAGGAAGCTAGAATAGCTGCTTAGGGgaagattaaaataattcattatgtGGTACTTCTGCAAGGTTCAGTTTAAAgggacagaattttatttttgcccTGATTAAGCTGAAAGCAgataaaacatcattttaataGGTCCCTTCAGTTCAAAGAGTTATACTTTAATGTCTTTATCCCTGCCAAGCAATAAATTTGAGTTCTGCAGAACACTGTGAATAAGTGATCTTGCAGGGTGATTGTGTATGAGATATTGGATATCCGGAAAACTCTTTTTTTACCCTGTAACTTTCCAGTCCATGCAGCATAAGTTCATCTCTCTGAATAAATGCATTGTTTATGATGACTGAATTTTTGTGCTAACAGAAAAAATCTGACTGGTGCTACCTCTCATCCACTAGAACAGCCATTGCAACATATGTTCCTTGCCTTGGACCCCTGCTGAGAGTTTCTCCTAAAGACTCACGG contains these protein-coding regions:
- the OPN4 gene encoding melanopsin isoform X2 codes for the protein MDLPLRAPTKMTVQDAPGAFPTVDVPDHAHYTIGAVILIVGITGTLGNFLVIYAFCRSRSLQTPANIFIINLAISDFLMSITQSPVFFTNSLRKHWIFGEKGCELYAFCGALFGITSMITLMVIALDRYFVITKPLASVGVTSKKKALIILVGVWLYSLAWSLPPFFGWSAYVPEGLLTSCSWDYMTFTPSVRAYTMLLFCFVFFIPLIAIIYSYVFIFEAIKKANKSIQMFGSKHGNKEFQKQYQRMKNEWKMAKIALIVILLYVISWSPYSVVALVAFAGYSHVLTPYMNSIPAVIAKASVIHNPIIYAISHPKYRTAIATYVPCLGPLLRVSPKDSRSFSSYASSRRATVTSQSSEISGLQKGKRRLSSLSDSESVRETLPIHPFLIAKAVLTQKLIPPLCSPDLLADRFPMKRGKTQLKLVT
- the OPN4 gene encoding melanopsin isoform X1, which gives rise to MDLPLRAPTKMTVQDAPGAFPTVDVPDHAHYTIGAVILIVGITGTLGNFLVIYAFCRSRSLQTPANIFIINLAISDFLMSITQSPVFFTNSLRKHWIFGEKGCELYAFCGALFGITSMITLMVIALDRYFVITKPLASVGVTSKKKALIILVGVWLYSLAWSLPPFFGWSAYVPEGLLTSCSWDYMTFTPSVRAYTMLLFCFVFFIPLIAIIYSYVFIFEAIKKANKSIQMFGSKHGNKEFQKQYQRMKNEWKMAKIALIVILLYVISWSPYSVVALVAFAGYSHVLTPYMNSIPAVIAKASVIHNPIIYAISHPKYRTAIATYVPCLGPLLRVSPKDSRSFSSYASSRRATVTSQSSEISGLQKGKRRLSSLSDSESGCTDTETDTPTMFSRLASRQISYETGKDTTQTSDIRAKPKRKSHDSGISGKTPVDADDISMVELNVTEYTATPTRGESLNGIGQRKGESHHRPSAAQIPSITITYSNVQGVKLPSGYNSGFLYPKINSHKCNKKSNG